The DNA segment TAAGGCAGGGACGCGTGTAGCAGTAGAACATAGCCCCTTGGGAGTCAGGAAGAAAGTTTGGTAGAGTGGGGTAGGGGATGGGAATCAAGCAGGGGAAGGCCTCGCATGTCAGGCTGAGAAGCTGGAGCCCAATCCTGGGCACAGAGGAGCTATGGAAGGATTGTGAGCCAGGGTGTGGTGCGATGAGAACGGTGTTTCTGGAACACGGTGTGGAGGGCAGGCTGCTTGAGGGAGACCAGGCTGAAGTTATGACAATGGCCACGGTGAAGGAATGAGGTCTAGgtttggaaaggaagggacagacaTGACTTTTCAAAGAGAGGACATAATTGCCACAAGGGCCACCGCGGCCCAGTCAAAGGTGCCTCCAAGGCTGAAGTCCTAGTGGCCAAGAGAAGGATGTTAACCTTGACAGAAATGACCGTGTGTGGTTGACAAAATGAGACCACATCCTCTCGGAAATGATCCATTGTCTTTATTAACAATGCCTCTGGATTCGGAAAGAACAGACTGGTATTTCATAAAGCAATATTAATGTTGTCATTTCTCTACAAGAAAAACTTTTGCATAAATAActtaagtgagaaaataaatatgtaacttAACTCTTTTTAAGACCCACGACTTTCATTCTTGTGGACAAATCCCACATGAAATGATGGCAAACATGACCAGCCCGGCAGGCTTTCACGTGGCATgtgcttctgtttaaaaaaaaaaaaagtttctttcttttttttttaacaattaaaaactACACAGAAAGTAAGAGGTGTCTGGAAATGACTTTCGGAAAGCTTTTCGGAGGCAGCTAACTGGCTCTGCGCTTTTCTCGGCATATGTACAGCACTTGTCATCTTCCCCCAAGTGGTAGTATTTGAATGGAAGATGTGCAATCACAGGTAGCAGCAGCAAGAAGCTGCTTTCTAGACAGAACCGTGTCTGTGAGTGCTGGGCCGGGGGGCCTCCAAAGGGACCTGCTGGTCTTTGAATGGGTGCTGGCTGCTGTCTTGGGGCTGcgagcccagagtcctgggaccttGAGCTTCTCTGCAGAGGGTGACTTTAAAATACAGCCATGGGGGGGTGCTGATCTTTGGGAATGGGGGTGATAGCTGTCCTCTCCCCTGCCCGACCCctgtcctccccgcccccaccccccagccttgGGACTGGCTCCTTCTCTACCCCCGATCGGTCGGTGGTATTGTTTCTGCCTCGGCTGAGGTGGAGGGGTCGAGGTCGGCAGACATCTGGGGGCCAGGCTGGAAAGAACTCAGCTTATTCCAGGAGTTTGTTGGCCATCAAGAAAGCTCCCCCCACCacacttgtttttttcccttggctgTCAGATCGGAGGATTACAACTCTGAATTCTGGACATGACCATGGCGGTAATCCAatccaacctctctctctctctctctctctctcctttgccgGTTCAAAAGGCACCCAAGGCCTGTGAATCATGTGACAGTCGATTCCTGGAGATACAAATCCCAGCCCCTACCTtcattttccaaagaggaaatTGAGGACAGACTCTGGACAGAAAGAGGAGAGTGTGGTCCCAGGTCATCCAGCAAGTTAGTGGCAGAGTCCGGGCTGGGAACCCTATCTACGGACCCCAGTCCTGTGTTCTTGGCACAACAAGGCACTAAAGGCTCTATGAGGGGCAGAGGAGTGGAGGAGGAATCTTATCGAACTTTCTTAACCAGTCCCGGGCCTCTTCCATTCCCCACCGCTCCCTTACAACCCCTGGGCGGTGAAATGCTGGCTTTTCTGCCTCTTCTGAAGTGGGACCAGCAAAGGTGGGCGGCCCCGGTGGGCGGGGCTGCGTGGCTCAGTGTGTGTGACTCTCagcaccctcccctgccctgcggGACCCCCTCGGACGCGGGGGAGTGTGGGGGGGCTGGGCTCGGCTGGCACCCCGGGATCGCAGGGCCTGGCTACCTCCTGCTGAAGCCCGAAAGGTCTCAGCCCCCTGCTCCGGGTTGCAGACATTTACAATGAAATACAAACAATCAGACCGCGCGCAGATGCCAGAAACCGGGCCGGGGCGCTGGTCGGGGAGCGCGGCGCGGCGGGCGGCCTCTAATAGGCGTTCTCCAGCTCGGCCTGGTTGGCTTTGGCGCCCCCGGCGCGGGGCCGCGGCTTTCGGCCCTTCTGCGGCCGCGCGGCCTCGGGCCCGAAGTCCTTGAGCTCGGACTGGTTGTGGAAGCGGGTGAGGCGCTTGCACTTGCACGAGGCCACCAGGCGCACCTTGCGCGCGCGCGGCGCCGCGCCCCCGGGGCACAGCAGCTGCACCCGCTGCGCGCGGTAGCGGTCGGGTATGCAGCGGAAGTCGGGCCCGCTCGGGCGCCACCACTTGCCGCGGCCGATGGCGTTGGGCAGCAGGCGCGCCGGGCCGCACTGGCCGGAGCACACCAGCTCGGTGACCGGCTTGGCGCTGCGGCAGGGCCCGTCCGTCACGTAGCGGGTGAAGTGCAGCTCGCGGCAGCTGTACTCGGACACGTCTGCGGAGAGAGGGCGCGTGAGACCAGCTCGACTCCCTGcgggccacccccccccccgccccagggctTTTCCAAACCTGCTGCCTTCCAGATGCGTTTGCCCCTGGGTCTCTATTCTGGGGCTGGTGGAAAGACCTCTGGCCCACCCTTTCCCCCGAAAACTTTGGAGCCAAGTGTCTGTTGCGGTTCAAAGACCAGCTCCAAtgctgtgtgatgttgggcaagtcatttaacctctgtgcttcctgtctgtaaaatgggttgtCCTAAGGAGTTAGTGAGTGAATCCATTGCATATATAAGGCAGGGGACACCGCGAACACATAGTAAGAGCTGAAAGTATTGGCTGTtgttatgtgtttttcttcttctccaaggGGGCCTTTTTCTCCCGATATAAGTCACATCTGTGTCACTGAATGCCTGGTCTAGGCAGAGTTGATACTAGCCACACCCTTTTCATGGCCTTGGATTCTCCTAAATTCTTTTTCCAGGCACTCGGGAGGGgtggtgaggggatggagaaaggagTAGGGGTTAATTGAAGGTAATAAATCAGAGCAGCTGCTgcagaggagagagatggaaggggaggtggggaggagaagtcATTAGACTTGAAAAGAGCCAAAGGCTGCTTGTCCAACCCCCTCATCATCACTGAGGACCAGGAGGCCTAGAGAGGGAAAAGCACTTGCCCAGAACGTAGAGCTGGGCGTCCTCACTCTGCTTTCCCAGAGCCCCAGTACCTCTGGGTTCCCGTAACTGTGGAAGCTCTGTGCCTGAGCACCCACgtgggaggctgggctgggggtgggggcaaagggcTGCTTCTGCCACAGTTACTGCCCTACCAGAGGGGATGGAGCTCTGTCTGAAAACCTACGGGTTCAGCTGCTGCAAACGCTTACTaaacacctgctatgtgccaggcacgctGCTGGGCATCTCTCTCGTTTTGGGCCATTTTAATGGATCCTGGATGGTGACACAGGCTTGCTCCcggcttggggggtggggattgggcTCTGAGGCCTGGCTTGGTCCCCTGAAGACACCTTGATCAACTCTCCTACTGTGGGCTTAGACAGGCGGGAGCTTTTTAAACAGCTGGTCCTCATGTGAGCACCTGTCCGTCACCCAAGGGTCTCATGGGGACAGTTCCCACGTGACACAAAGGGATGAAAAATAGTCCTGGGACCAAAagcagagagagggcagagaaggcCAGGCCTCGACTCCCCAGGCCCCGGAGAAtgagcagagcaggggagaggtgggTTTGCCTTCCTCCAGTGGCTGACCTTCTGGTTTCTGGGCTGACTTGGCTGCAGGGGTAGTGTGTGGGGGCGGCCTGTTTGCCCAGGGAAGGAAGCTTTTTGGGCTTTCCAAGAATAGTGCCCAGGTCAGGCACTTCCTGTACAGAGGGTGACTTCGTTTTCGGCTCACAGTTCCCTTACTGGGGGTCTGTGGCCTCTCATGGGAGCCCAGGGAGGTGGATG comes from the Ailuropoda melanoleuca isolate Jingjing chromosome 13, ASM200744v2, whole genome shotgun sequence genome and includes:
- the SOST gene encoding sclerostin, coding for MQLSLALCLVCLLVHTAFRVVEGQGWQAFKNDATEVIPELGEYPEPRPELENKTMNRAENGGRPPHHPFETKDVSEYSCRELHFTRYVTDGPCRSAKPVTELVCSGQCGPARLLPNAIGRGKWWRPSGPDFRCIPDRYRAQRVQLLCPGGAAPRARKVRLVASCKCKRLTRFHNQSELKDFGPEAARPQKGRKPRPRAGGAKANQAELENAY